A window of Bacteroidota bacterium genomic DNA:
ATGTGGAGTTGCACCCGTTGCGGGGCGCCGGCGCCAAGATTGTCGAAAACATGGAGGCCAGCCTTGGTGTCCCTACGGCAACATCGGTGCGTCAAATTCCTGTCCGGCTGCTGGCTGAGAATAGGAAGCTGATTAACGACTATCAGCGCTATGTCGGCGGATACAAAGTTTCTTTTACGCACGTCGTGGCATTTGCCATTGTAAAAGGGCTTACGAAATTCAGTAACATGAATTCCACGGTGACGCATGAAGACAACAAGTTGCAGCATGTCGTGCCGAAGAATGTAAACCTGGGCCTTGCCATTGATGTAGAACGGCGCGGCCGCAGAACGCTGCTGGTGCCAAACATTAAGGCGGCGGATCAGATGACTTTTGTGCAGTTGCACGGCATCTACAATGATCTGGTTGTTCGCGCACGCGATGGTAAGCTTCAGATTGCAGATTTTCAGGGCACCACGGTTTCATTGACCAATCCGGGGATGATCGGGACGGCATTGAGTGTGCCGCGCCTTATGCCAGGGCAAGGCGCGATCATTGGCGTTGGTGCAATTGGCTATCCTCCTGAGTACCAGGCTGTGCCGCCGCACGTAATCAAAAAGCTTGGTATTTCTGAAGTGATGTCTATCACTTCGACGTATGACCACCGCGTCATTCAGGGGGCCGAGAGTGGGGCATTTCTTGCTTACGTAAGCGAATTGCTGCTCGGCAAACATGATTTTTATCAAGAGATCTTTTCCAGCCTGAAAGTACCGTATCAGCCGTATATGTTGACGTCTGATTCCACCTCGCAAATGGCAGGTGGTGCAAATGCGGATCAGGAAATGGAGGTGATTCAGAAGCAGGCTGGTGTATTGCAATTGATCCGCGCCTGCCGCGTGCGTGCACACCTGCAGGCCGACGTTAACCCGCTCGGATACGATTGGGCGCACCATACCGAACTGGATCCTGCTACATACGGACTCACAATCTGGGATCTCGATCGTGAATTCATCACGGGCGGTCTCGGTGGGTCCGACATTCTACCGCTCCGCGAAATCCTCGAAATTCTGCGTGAAACATACAGCCGGAAAATCGGCATTGAGTTCATGCAC
This region includes:
- a CDS encoding 2-oxo acid dehydrogenase subunit E2; this encodes MSALGYNTGYIEEIYKQYLKDPKSVSESWQDFFADYQPSESFVAARSARVQEPAEASTVALSPAMPSGGDGAITDPIHPASASASGREDVELHPLRGAGAKIVENMEASLGVPTATSVRQIPVRLLAENRKLINDYQRYVGGYKVSFTHVVAFAIVKGLTKFSNMNSTVTHEDNKLQHVVPKNVNLGLAIDVERRGRRTLLVPNIKAADQMTFVQLHGIYNDLVVRARDGKLQIADFQGTTVSLTNPGMIGTALSVPRLMPGQGAIIGVGAIGYPPEYQAVPPHVIKKLGISEVMSITSTYDHRVIQGAESGAFLAYVSELLLGKHDFYQEIFSSLKVPYQPYMLTSDSTSQMAGGANADQEMEVIQKQAGVLQLIRACRVRAHLQADVNPLGYDWAHHTELDPATYGLTIWDLDREFITGGLGGSDILPLREILEILRETYSRKIGIEFMHISDPIEKRWLQERIEPVRASDPLPHQTKRRILQRLNAAEAFERFLHTKYIGHKRFSLEGSETMIPMIDAMLCDAADQEVKEVVIGMAHRGRLNVLANILSKPYEVIFSEF